TTCAGCACTTCCACCAAGTGATGAAGAACTACCGCTGATTGATGATTGTCTGGAAATGCGCCTGATCATGTTAATCCGTGTTTGGATAAATCAAACGAAATTCGATAGGAAAATCAACAGGTATTACAGTTGCCTAACTTACTTAAATTGGTTGGAAGAAAATGCAACAAAGATTGGCCAGCTGAATTCATTGGTCGAGATACTATTTTTGCAAGCGACCATTTATTTCGAATTAAATAAAGTCAAAGAGTCGATTGACTGTCTAGAAAGGTGCCTTCAAATTGCGGAACCGGGTGGGTATAAAAGAATAATTCTTATAACAGGCAAGCCCGCCTATGAATTATTATCTTCGACAATTGAGGACATAAACCCCAAATATCGCGCCTATGCGAAAAATCTTCTCAACGAATTTGGAGAAAACAAGGATTCTCACTACTCAATTGCAGATTCACCCGAAACAATTACTGAACGTGAAATGGAAGTCCTCAACCTCCTCGCCCTGGGTTATTCCAACCGGCGAATAGCAGAAGAACTCACGCTATCGGAAGGGACAATCAAATTTCATGTTCACAACCTTTTAGGAAAGCTTCAAGTGGAAAACCGGACTCAAGCAATAGTCAAATCAAAAGCCATAGGCCTCTTGGGAGAATAACCCCTCCGATAATTGTTTTGAATAATTTGAAATTGGGGGTAATTGCGATATCTCTCATTCAAACGCACAACCTTATCTAAAGATAGTTCCAAACAAGCCTTCTAATATATATGATTGATTTATCTTGAGCGGCAAACGCTTTGACTGACCGTGACGATATCATCTATTACGGTTTTTAACAAGCTCAATCATTGACCAATTAAGTGAGATCGAAAATGTGCTTTCTCTACCTTCAAACAGATCGTTTTTGGATCCGCCAATGGAAATCTGACGATGCTTCAGATCTATGGCAAATTATGTCAGATAGTCGTGTTCATACCTACACTGGCGATTCGCCTTGGACTAAGGAACGAGCTAAAGATTATATCCAACTGATGCTCAACAAAGATTTTCGGACTCTTGAAGTATTCCATGGAGCATGTATTCTAAAAAAAGACAATATATTAATTGGCTTTACCGGATTGAATCCTTACCTTCCAAAACAGCCCGAACTTGAATGGCAGTTCGGTGTGCCCTATTGGGGCCAAGGCTATGCAACTGAAATTGGAAAAGCAGTGATCAAAGCTGCGTTTACTTCAACAGACATTAGAGCGATTTATGGCATGGTGAATCCCCAGAACAAAGCCTCCATGCGTGTCATGAAAAAGATTGGAATGACTAATTTGGGATTGCACGAATTTCGAGGCGAGTTGGATATGATGTACAAAATCAACCGCGATATTTATTCCGTTCAATCTCCACCCAAGAATAATTGATTCTTTCAGATACCCTATTACCTTTAAGGAATATTCATATGTTATTACTTCGAAAAATAATAATTATTACTGCTTGTGTCATCCTTGGGATTGGTGTTATCGGCTTTTTGGGTTTGCAAATCAAGCCGAAATCATTCCCTGTCTATCCAGAAAAGCAACAGGACATCGGCTCTATCGTTCTCCCGGAAGGTCTGCCTGAACCAGTAGATCGTTTCTATCGGACGCTATATGGTGATGAGATTCCAGTTATTGAAACTGTGGTTATTCAAGGTCGGGCAACTATGAAACCATTCCTGAATATTCCCATCCCGGCCCGTTATGTTTTTGTGCACAATACCGGAAAAGATTATCGGCATTATTTTGAAGCAACTCTTTTTGGGATCCCCCTTTTGAAAATTGATGAGGGATATATTGACTCTGAGAGCTTTTTCGAAAGCCCTATGGCAAACAATTACAACGAAGAAAAGATGAATCAAGGTGCGAATCTTGCCCTTTGGGCTGAAGCGATTTGGTTTCCATCCGTATGGATAACCGATCTCAATACCCATTGGGAACCTGTAGATGAAAACACTGCATTGCTCTATGTGCCTTTTGAAGACAATGAAGAAACTTTGATAGTTCGGTTCAATCCTGAGACGGGTTTGATTGATTCTATTGAAGCCATGCGTTATCGAGATATTGGCGAGGACAGTCCCAAAATTCTCTGGATCTGTCGTAATGATAAAAGTGAGCAAAATCAGACTGATTTCATTTCTGTAGGATCAGCGATGTGGCTTGATCAAGGCAAACCTTGGGCTTACTTCTATACTGAAGAGCTGGCTTTCAACGTAGATATCTCCTCCTTCCTCAACCAGCGTGGTCGTTGAGGTAAACAGATATAAAAACAAATCAAGTTAATAAGGAATAAAGGAAATGAAAACTATTGAAATCATTATGTATCTACTCTCTATCTTGCTCAACATCGGTACCATCGTGATGAGCTTGCTCGCAATCTCCCAGGGTAGCCAATTTGTTTTTGGCTCGATTTACTTCCAGATAATTTTCACTGTTGGTGCTGTTGGATTAACTTTTACAGCGCTATTAATTTCTCTTGTCCGGAAGTACAAAGGCAACTAAATAATTAAGTTAAATAATTAATCATATTTAGGAATCCAAAATGACAATAAACTCAGCAAATGAAATCATTGAAAGTGGAAGATCAGCTTACATGATACAGGTGAAAGACCACCTTGATACTTCCTGGACTCATTACTTTGAAGGCTGGTCTGTTAGAAACTTAGAGAATGGCGAAGTACTTCTCACCATCCCAACTATTGATCAGGCCGGATTACATGGTGTATTAAACAAGATAAGAGACCTGAACCTAATCATTATTACAGTGAAAAGACTAGCAGAGTTATAGAAAAACTGCTTAATACTTTTAATTACCAATAGGAAATACCAATTTTCTTTTTTCTTGAAGGGCGTAACCCAGCAGATATCCATTTCATGAGTGATGAAAGCGCACTGATGTGTTTAGGACCAACGAAAACACTTTTTAATTATTGATTTTTTTAGAAAAGGACAAGGAGTCCACAATGAAAAAGAGCATTTCTCTGACATGGCTAGTGCCAATCATAGTTATCTTGTCAGCTATTTTGGCAATCGTTGGCTTAATCACAGCCAACGATGGTTTTGTTTATTCTTTTACGAATGTCCATGGTCAAACCATTCAAATGGACGGTCGCGGCATTTATAAATATGATTCACTTCTCGCAGCAGCTGGTTTCAGGGGTACAAATGCCGTCATGTTATTATTTGCAATTCCATTGTTAGTCATTGCATATATTGCCTACCTTAAAGGGTCTATAAAAGGTGGGATTTTATTACTTGGTGCTTTATTGCCCTTTTTGTACTGTGGTGCTTCCATGACCTTTTCCGCTGCTTTTTCCGATCTCTTTCTAGGCTACACAGCATTACTTTCCACCAGTTTTTTTGCCACAATTACTGTGATATCGTCCATCAATCTTCAACTTGTCGATAAAAGAATCAAACCAGGTTTCCCTTATAAAGGAATAGGCATAATCTTGATTATCGCGGGTTTTGGCACACTATTTATTTGGATGAGTGAATTGCTACCAGCATTATTTTCTGGTTCAGTACCTGAGACGCTTGGGCCTTATACAACCATGTTCACCCACGGATTTGACTCTGCGATTATCTCACCAGCCTTCATTCTGATTGGTATATATTCACTTAAGCATAAACCTCTGGGAGTGGTGCTGGCTGCTCCATTTTTGATCTTATGTGTTTTGGTTGGCTTTTTTGTGATTGGTCAATCCATTGCTCAGTACCTGGCTGGTCTTATTTTCCCGATCAATGTCTATATTGGCTTGGTGGGTTCTTGGGTATTATTAGGCGTGATTGCAATTGGATTCACGATAACCTATTTTCGTAACATTCAAGATTAAATGATTAGAATAGGAAACCTTATGTTGGATCTCGGCTTTTAATCTCTCACATCCTTGATGTTTCATAAACAAGGATGGTTAGGAGAGATACCAGGTTTGTAAAGCAGCTTGATCAGAAAATCCAACATATGCAAATAATGATATCGAATATGGTATAGACAAAACCTTTACCGTCATTAAATCTGTCGGTTGCGCGTTCGAATCGCACCGGGAATGCTATTTATAGTCTCAATCCCTGTTGGACTATCATAAAGATTGGAACAAATTAAGGGATCAGGTCGCTAGTTTGTATTATTAACCAATAATGAAGGATAAACATTTGAAAACCTTCGGGATCTCCGAATAGGATCAGATATGGAAAAAATCTATTGCTACAAACTGTTTTCCTTTTATTAATCACATTCGAAAAATTCGTTGTTCATATTTACCCTTTTAATTATTTAGCGATCAATCTTCGATCGTGCAGCACGGAAATGTAAACATACATGTGATTTTATCGTCAAGAAAATATTGTCAAATTATTTGGCATAAAGATCATCTTGTTCATAGTATTCGCAAAATAAATGTCAACCCCCTTGACTGATCTTTGGATAGAAGACAGATTAATTAAATTCACCTAGAATCAAATCAGATTGGAAACTAAAGGAAAAATGATTAGGTAGGAGATTAATGAATCAAAAACAGATGGAAAAGCACTCAAATGGACAATCAATATTTTTTCACTTAATGCCTGGCATATTGATTAGTGTCTTTTGTTTCCTGATACGTCCTACTGTAAATAATTTTGGATATCCAGCGATCTTTGCCCTGGTTTTGGCTGTCATGTTTATCCTCGTTCCTACCGAACTCGGATACTTGTTGTATCAAGGAAAGAAAAAAACTGGCCATTATACATTAAAGGGAATAATTGATTTAAACAAAATGACCCCTTGGTGGCAACACCTTATCTGGGCGTTGATTGCTTTTGGTGCAATTGGTGGCTTAATGGCTCTACTGAAACCAGTGGAAGTTTTCTTGAAGACAAATCTATTATTCTGGATTCCTGATCTCGAAAGCGGTCTTGATGGGAATTTCTCCAGAGCGAAACTCGTAGTAACTTATTTTCTATATTTAATATTTGTTGTACTTATTGGCCCTATAGTAGAAGAGTTATACTTTCGTGGATATTTACTACCCAGGATAAAGGGGAGATATGCTGCATTAATTCATAGCTTCCTGTTTGCAACATATCATTTTTTTACGCCGTGGATGATTATTTCAAGAACTGTAGGTTTTTTACCTCTGATCTTTGTGGCGAAAAAGAAAAGTGTCCTAACAGGAATGATAATTCACATTTTATGTAACTCAATAAATTTTATTACAGCTGTTGTTTTCATAATAAACATGAAATAGTTATTGTCGTGATTTTCTTCAAACATAAAACACATCAGTGAGAAATAGAAAAATAAAAAAAGGCCTTTCATCCGAGAAAAGAGTAGGAGATTAATTTTTATATGTGATCCTTATTTGTGGTTTAATTTCACCCAATGAGTGAAAGTGACCTGACCTTTAAGATTCTTAACAAATTTCATACCCTGGTTATGCCTTTTCCGCCATTGTTAGGGAGTTCGAGCCTCCCCACGCTCATATTTGTATTTAATTAACCTCCCCTTTTTAACTTATGCCTGCCCCACTACTTCCTTCCAATAATTCTCTCCCATTCTCCGTCATCATTTCCAACCGCACAAACTGACAATATAGGACCTTTTTCCCCTTTTCTGTGATTTTATAATATTTTCTCCTGGTCTCAACATGGTCCACCATAATTAATTCTTCTTTCTCCAATGTTGAAAATGCGCCATAAAGAGTCCCCGGCCCAATCACAACCTGCCCGCCCGTCAATGCCTCAACTTTTTGCATCACGCCATAGCCGTGCAGGGGCTCTAAAAGGATCAATAAAATATAATAGGTGCTTTCGCTCAAAGGCATATACTTCTCAATGTTATTGTCAATGCTCATAATATATCCGCCTACATTCAAATTAGCTCCAAAACTAGATAATTCGCTTCTGCCTAAGCTCCCGAATACGCTGAGAAACTTTCAAGAAATTTATGGCGAGAAAAATAAAATACAAAACATAAAGGGAAATTGTGGAAATAACCACCCATTGCGGATGCCTGCCAGGGAAACGCTTGAACATGCCCAACACAACTACAAAGGTCGGAGTTGGCACGGACAGACTGGCGAGAAATCGTTTATATTTACTTATCTTTGATTCGGCATCGGTGAATAATTCTGTTGTCCTGCCATCAACTGTCTCCTTGCGCCAATATTGCCATCCCATAATCCCAATGACGTGATCCCAGCCAGCATCTTCAAGAAGATTATAGTAATCTCTGTCTTTACCCGAAGACTGATCAAAATCCATCCTATAGGCAAATCCTCGCGGCTCCCCAACTTCGAATACATAACGCCCAAACGGTTTGAAGTCTCTCAGATGCAGACCCTCCTGCGACATCTCCTCCAACCAGGCTTCTTGTTTATCATCTTGCCAGGCCCAAAACCACCGAAATTTCGTTACCCGGACAGCGCCCATAATAAACTCCTTTTTATATCGCCTTACAATATATCGTATACCGATATATTAGCATACGATATATTATTTGTCAAGTCTGTTAAATTTCAAACGGATAATTATAAAAATTGAAATGGTTAATTTGGGAAGTATTGTCAATTTCTTGAATAGCATATTGCACTATAATTTTATTAAGGGTTATTCTCAGAGAGGTGGAAAATGCACAATCGCATGCCGCGGGTTTGGGTTGACTTGTTCATAATCCTTATACTCCTTGTGTCACTCGCCTGTTCGCTCCCCTCCGTTCTCACTTCCAGATCGCAGACCATCCACCATATCTCCCCCACCTCAGAGCCAACCGCGCAATGGACCATTGGTAAATGTGACGCGATAGAAAATGTTGCCATCACTCTGAGCGATTTTGAAGAAGTGGTCTACAACGAAGACGGGAATATCAACTGTAATTACACCCACGAAATCCTAAATCCGGGTTCCCAACCCATTCGGGTTTTCTATTACAAGCAATGGTATTACGGTGAAATTGAGCCGCCCAATGATACGGCGTTTGGCTGGAATAAAATCAGGGCGATCCAACCTGGCGAATCCTGGCCCCTGTCCAGTTCCTTTTCATATTGTGCCGAATGCACGCCGCCGCAGTATGAATCCTTTACCTTCAGCCTGGTGGTTGTCTATGATATCCCCGAGTGCAGCTGGATCGCGGAAGGAGACAACCTCCATTTAGATATTCTGCATATCGCTGCCGAGGATCTCACTTTCCCGCCCTGCGAATTGATTTATCCATTGAGTTTTTCCGAGGAGGCTGTCCCAGATATTTCCGAAGGCCTGAGCCAATAATTTTTTCAGGTGCGCTTACCCAAAAAGCGCCTGAAAGACAACCTGTCTTTCAGGCACACATCATGGCAGCATCAAATAACCCAAAATTGCGCTGCTAGCGGCTAATGGGGAAAAGCGATTTCGAGAATCAGGAAGACGATGAGAGCAGCACCGATTATGGTGGAGCCATATACCAGCAGGGCGCGTTCTTTCTGTTTGAGAATGCCGACCAAACCGGTCACAAAGGCCGTAACACCCGCGCCAAACCCTGCCAACATCGCAAGAGCTAACAAGGGCCGATTGCCGATATCCTGAAACAGGGTATTCCCCGCTGACACCCCCTCATACAAGGTGGTCGAGAGTGACGGCCCAAGGTAGAAGAGCACAAACATCACAGGAATCAACCAAACTGACCATTTACCTAATTTTGTCTTTGGCATGGGACCTCCTCCTCTGTTTATATACCCATTATACAACTTTCAGCCTGACCAAATAATCCTTGACCTGTGTCTCTCTTTCTTTTATTTAGTAGCGTGTTAATTACACTTTCCCGAGGTAAATATTGAATTTTTTAGTCATGTACTTTATTATGAAGTACAAGTGTTTATTGTGAACCTAATTATCTACCTCTTTGTTATCATATCTTTGAGGTTTTATGAAAACATCACCTGATAAGTCAAACCGCATAAAAGAGCTGCCGAAATATGTTTTTGTTGTTTCTCTGTGTATTATTTCATTGCTCTATGGCTTCATCGCCTTCCCAATGGAGTGGTTCCCCTTTTCACTGCTAACCAATGCAGCAAAAACTTATAATGAATTATTCGTTGAATCGTGGGAAAAGAAAGTATATGGCAAAACCGAATACACAACTTTCATTCCTGTTTATAATGAGAGTCTAGCCTATAATGGCCTTACGTTGGTCACATCAATCATTGAAGACAAACAGCTTTCTGCCCGTGTCATTGATATGGATGGTCAAAGTGTTCATGAGTGGGAAATTGATTGGTTCGACCTCTGGCCAAACGCAACCCATTTATCAGAGACTGATCCATTTTATCCAAAATCACGTCCGGGAGTCCTCATTCATGGTGCAATATTAATAGAAAACGGTGATTTGATCTTTAATTTTACTAACCTTGGAATGGTCAGGCTGGATGTTTGCGGCAATGTCATCTGGCGACTGCCCTATCAAACCCACCATACCATCTATCGAGATGAACATGATATATTGTGGGTGCCAGGAATAGTTTATCACGAAGAAACCCTGCCTGATTTCCCTGGGCTCGAACCGCCATTTTATGAGCCAACTGTCCTTAAGGTTTCGTTGGATGGCGAAATTCTCAAGGAAATTTCCATTTTCGACCTGCTCCAACAAAATGACCTTATGGGCCTCCTTTACCTATCAGGAGATATCAAGGATACTGTCAGTATCACTAAAGACCCCTTGCACCTGAACGATGTGGAGCCCTTTCCCAGCACGATGGAAGAAGGCGTTTTCTCTGCCGGGGATATTATGATATCTCTGCGAAACAGAAACACAATCCTCATCTTCCGAGAAGAGGACCTCAAAGTCACCCAGGTGATCACAGGTGGATTCATCCGGCAGCATGACCCCGACTTTATTGATGGCAACACCATCTCCATCTTCGACAACAATGCCTACGATCCACATAATCCTGATAATCAAAGCAAAATCATCATCGAGTCATTGGCGGATGGAGAACGCACCGTCTATTACACTGGCGACGAGGATAATCCTTTCTATACTGCCACAATGGGCAATCACCAATGGCTTCCCAATGGGAACCTGTTGATCACGGAAACACGGAGTGGCCGGGCCTTTGAAGTAGATGGGTATGGCCAGATCGTTTGGGAATATATCAATCTTGTAGGCAATGGCACCGCCGGCTGGATCTCGGATGTCCAACGGCTGCCCCAGTCGTTCACAGAAGAGTTTTTCAATCAATTAACCAGGCGGTGTGAAACCCAAGCTGCTCCTTGATTGATTATTCGCAAAAATGGACTGATATCGGTTAACTTTTTAGTAAAGGAAAAAATCGTATGAAGCGGTCAAAACAGTGGTTGAAAATCCCGGCCTTCCTTCTGGCTGTTTTTAGCCTACGAAAGTTGCCCTTTGCCTATATCGGCCCTGGCATCGGTCTATCCGCGATCGGCGCAATCATCGCCGTGATTGCAGGGGTTGCTGGCACCATTTTTGGTCTGCTCTGGTACCCAATCAAGAGATTGTTCGGGAAGAATAGACAATCC
This Chloroflexota bacterium DNA region includes the following protein-coding sequences:
- a CDS encoding GNAT family N-acetyltransferase: MCFLYLQTDRFWIRQWKSDDASDLWQIMSDSRVHTYTGDSPWTKERAKDYIQLMLNKDFRTLEVFHGACILKKDNILIGFTGLNPYLPKQPELEWQFGVPYWGQGYATEIGKAVIKAAFTSTDIRAIYGMVNPQNKASMRVMKKIGMTNLGLHEFRGELDMMYKINRDIYSVQSPPKNN
- a CDS encoding CPBP family intramembrane metalloprotease, which encodes MNQKQMEKHSNGQSIFFHLMPGILISVFCFLIRPTVNNFGYPAIFALVLAVMFILVPTELGYLLYQGKKKTGHYTLKGIIDLNKMTPWWQHLIWALIAFGAIGGLMALLKPVEVFLKTNLLFWIPDLESGLDGNFSRAKLVVTYFLYLIFVVLIGPIVEELYFRGYLLPRIKGRYAALIHSFLFATYHFFTPWMIISRTVGFLPLIFVAKKKSVLTGMIIHILCNSINFITAVVFIINMK
- a CDS encoding PadR family transcriptional regulator, with the translated sequence MDNNIEKYMPLSESTYYILLILLEPLHGYGVMQKVEALTGGQVVIGPGTLYGAFSTLEKEELIMVDHVETRRKYYKITEKGKKVLYCQFVRLEMMTENGRELLEGSSGAGIS
- a CDS encoding DUF2812 domain-containing protein; the encoded protein is MGAVRVTKFRWFWAWQDDKQEAWLEEMSQEGLHLRDFKPFGRYVFEVGEPRGFAYRMDFDQSSGKDRDYYNLLEDAGWDHVIGIMGWQYWRKETVDGRTTELFTDAESKISKYKRFLASLSVPTPTFVVVLGMFKRFPGRHPQWVVISTISLYVLYFIFLAINFLKVSQRIRELRQKRII